The following proteins are co-located in the Enoplosus armatus isolate fEnoArm2 chromosome 10, fEnoArm2.hap1, whole genome shotgun sequence genome:
- the zdhhc24 gene encoding probable palmitoyltransferase ZDHHC24, producing MTSFASKVFCKVERMCHHLPVVLNTFLVFSITGEVSYLVLVEAPLEPDLKKTTWSAWWKAVHLLAQYFMLVNICWNALLFLRTSPSIRGVFLGGEGMGQGWRYCYTCETHTPPRCSHCYDCNVCVLRRDHHCVFFGRCVGFRNYRYFLSCLLFMWSGLLYATLMNAEVFIVILKEGLTLHSVLLLLIPWIMLVSGQVSARAFAFAFIADTCVVGFLLVSAFFFFHLFLMFRGQTTREWYSSRRPYSLGPLGNLRHTLGLRWYLCWLCPLIPSPLPGDGINFQVTGSLEPTR from the exons ATGACGAGTTTTGCCAGCAAAGTGTTTTGCAAGGTCGAGAGGATGTGTCACCACCTCCCCGTGGTCCTCAACACCTTTCTGGTCTTCTCCATCACCGGGGAGGTGAGCTACCTGGTGCTGGTCGAGGCTCCGCTGGAGCCGGACCTGAAGAAGACGACGTGGTCCGCCTGGTGGAAAGCGGTCCACCTGCTGGCCCAGTACTTCATGCTGGTAAACATCTGCTGGAACGCCCTGCTCTTCCTCAGAACCAGCCCCAGCATCAGGGGGGTCTTCCTGGGAGGAGAGGGCATGGGCCAGGGGTGGAG GTACTGTTACACATGTGAGACACACACCCCTCCTCGTTGCTCCCACTGCTACGactgcaatgtgtgtgtgctgcggCGGGATCACCACTGCGTCTTCTTTGGCCGGTGTGTGGGTTTCCGTAACTACCGCTACTTCCTGAGCTGCTTGTTATTTATGTGGTCTGGGCTCCTGTACGCCACTCTGATGAATGCAGAGGTCTTCATCGTCATTTTGAAGGAGGGTTTGACTCTGCACagcgtcctgctgctgctcatacCCTGGATCATGCTAGTTTCAG GCCAGGTCTCAGCACGCGCCTTTGCCTTCGCCTTCATCGCTGACACATGCGTGGTGGGCTTCTTGCTGGTGTccgccttcttcttcttccatctctTCCTGATGTTTCGGGGACAGACCACCAGGGAGTGGTACTCGTCCCGCCGGCCCTACAGCCTCGGACCCCTGGGCAACCTGCGTCACACTCTGGGCCTTCGCTGGTACCTCTGCTGGCTCTGCCCACTCATCCCATCACCTCTACCCGGGGATGGGATAAACTTCCAGGTCACAGGATCACTGGAACCCACCCGGTAA